The following DNA comes from Acidobacteriota bacterium.
AAAGCTCCAGATCGTCCGACGGGGCATGCACGAAATAGACGGGCACCCCGGCTTCCACCTCGAAATGCGGATTGAAGCGGTAGCCGGCCGACGGGTCGAGCCGGAAGACCCATGACGGGTCCATGCTGCTGCCCGAAAAGCCCAGGTTCACGAGCGGGCCGCGCTCCTGTCCGAAAACGTTCGCGCCAAAAGAGAGGACCAGCGCCAGGGCGCCGGCCGCGCTGAGGAAGATCCGGCTCATGCTTCTCCTTCCAACGGGACGGACCCCGTTATCGGCGGTTTCGTTCGTTGCGGCGCTGGATCGACTCCCGCCGCATCCTGTTGCGTTGTTCGTTCGTCATCCGCCGCCACTTGTCGAGGTTCCGGAGCACCCGGGTACGCTCTTCGGGCGCCATCTTCTGGAACTCGCGGTAGGTCTTGCGCAGCTGCTGCTGCCGTTCGGGGGGAAGCTCCCTGAACCGCTCGTAGTTCTTCTCGAGCCTCTCGCGCTCTTCGGGGCCGAGGTTCCGGAAGCGTTCATAATTCTCGAGGATGAGCTTCCGCTCCTGCGGGTCCATGTCCCGGACCTGTTTCTGGAGCTCCGCGAGCCGCTCCTTCTCTTCCGCCGTCATGCGGCTGTAGCGGCGGTAGCGCTCGGTGAGCTCCGCCTTCTGTTCCGGGCTCAGGCGGTTCCATTCGGCTTCCTCACCCGCCTGGGTCTGCGGAGCCGGGGACGGCTCCTGGCCCCGAAGCAGGGGCGCGGCGCCCAGCGCCAGCAAAAACCCGAGAACCCACGTAATCGCGTGATTTTTCATTTCTTTTCCCGCCCCTCTTCTTCGGGTTCTCCGGACGTGTCCGGATCCCCCAGGAACAGATCCAAAAGCCGGCACTTGTCCAGGTTCTCCAGCAGTTCGAGGTCCTCGAGGATCGCGCGGTTGCGCAGGATCTCCCTCTGCTCCGCCGTGAGCGGGGGCGG
Coding sequences within:
- a CDS encoding DUF3106 domain-containing protein; protein product: MKNHAITWVLGFLLALGAAPLLRGQEPSPAPQTQAGEEAEWNRLSPEQKAELTERYRRYSRMTAEEKERLAELQKQVRDMDPQERKLILENYERFRNLGPEERERLEKNYERFRELPPERQQQLRKTYREFQKMAPEERTRVLRNLDKWRRMTNEQRNRMRRESIQRRNERNRR